The following are encoded in a window of Campylobacter concisus ATCC 51562 genomic DNA:
- a CDS encoding tetratricopeptide repeat protein: MKKYLLLLSALFFTGCLNVIGVGQKQDDSWQQPKDEKIVQNKEQISRNAIEILIPKCEEGDAEACNDLGVNYELLKEYENALTNYKKACDAKVQVGCANLGTLYELGLGVKKNPKKAISIYKESCNGGGMQACYHLGNAYRKGEIVKRDYYLAMQAYTNACNAGDLPSCANIGAMYELGLGVNKDEKRAYGIYKVACFRGLSKACPQMKRLGTKLGM; encoded by the coding sequence ATGAAAAAATATTTATTGCTTTTATCGGCTTTATTTTTCACTGGCTGCTTAAATGTGATTGGTGTAGGACAAAAACAAGATGATTCGTGGCAGCAACCAAAGGATGAAAAAATAGTGCAAAATAAAGAGCAAATTTCAAGAAATGCAATCGAAATTTTAATACCAAAATGCGAAGAAGGCGATGCGGAAGCTTGCAACGATTTGGGTGTAAATTACGAGCTTTTAAAAGAATATGAAAATGCTTTAACAAATTATAAAAAGGCTTGCGATGCTAAAGTACAAGTCGGTTGTGCAAATTTGGGCACTCTTTATGAGCTTGGACTCGGAGTCAAAAAAAATCCAAAAAAAGCAATTTCGATTTATAAAGAAAGTTGCAATGGCGGAGGCATGCAAGCTTGCTATCATTTAGGCAATGCTTATAGAAAAGGTGAGATCGTTAAGCGAGATTATTACTTAGCAATGCAAGCTTATACAAATGCATGCAATGCTGGCGATTTGCCAAGTTGTGCCAATATCGGAGCGATGTATGAGCTAGGTCTTGGTGTCAATAAAGATGAAAAAAGGGCTTATGGAATTTATAAAGTCGCTTGCTTTCGTGGGCTAAGCAAGGCATGCCCACAGATGAAAAGACTAGGCACAAAACTAGGAATGTAA
- a CDS encoding dihydrolipoyl dehydrogenase family protein, with protein sequence MKYDIVIIGFGKAGKTLAVKAAALGKKVALVERSPKMYGGTCINVGCIPTKRLITAAKEAKFVNNSVESEYYTLSVENKNKLISALNAKNYAMLNDKENIDVIDGVGSFASENSVLVTTPSGEKKIIEGDFIIINSGSKEADTPFEVANSNVFSSQTLLDLKNLPKHFVIIGSGFIGIEFASMFANFGSKVTIIGRSKLLKNEDDDIANSVKEALRVQGVEILEGCEIECIKENVLNFKQNGEQRCLRADAFLIALGRVANVDDLNLKAAGVELNEKGFIKTNENLQTNVPNIYAVGDVRGGELFTYTSLDDFRIVYSQIFGDKKRNTKNRSIHANVLFTDTPLARVGMSAKEASKIGLNFKELKLSMATVPGAKVLNHDVGMLKAIVDAQSGEILGASFHCIYANELINEIAIAMNLKANANFFKNQIFTHPSISEALNDLFGQF encoded by the coding sequence ATGAAATATGATATTGTAATTATTGGTTTTGGAAAGGCTGGCAAAACGCTAGCGGTTAAGGCTGCCGCACTTGGCAAAAAAGTAGCTCTTGTAGAGAGATCGCCAAAGATGTATGGAGGTACTTGCATAAATGTTGGCTGCATACCAACCAAACGTCTAATAACAGCCGCTAAAGAGGCAAAATTTGTAAATAATAGCGTTGAAAGCGAATATTACACGCTTAGTGTGGAAAACAAAAATAAACTAATCTCAGCTTTGAATGCTAAAAACTATGCGATGCTAAATGATAAAGAAAATATCGATGTGATCGATGGTGTTGGCTCATTTGCTAGTGAAAATAGCGTACTTGTAACAACGCCAAGTGGTGAGAAAAAGATAATAGAGGGCGATTTTATTATCATAAATAGTGGCTCAAAAGAGGCAGATACTCCTTTTGAGGTCGCAAATTCAAATGTATTTTCAAGTCAAACTTTGCTTGATCTAAAAAATTTACCAAAGCATTTTGTCATTATCGGTAGTGGTTTTATCGGTATAGAGTTTGCATCAATGTTTGCAAATTTTGGCTCAAAAGTGACTATCATAGGGCGCTCAAAACTACTTAAAAATGAAGATGATGATATAGCTAATAGCGTAAAAGAAGCTCTTAGAGTCCAAGGCGTTGAAATTTTAGAGGGTTGCGAGATAGAGTGCATTAAAGAAAATGTATTAAATTTCAAGCAAAATGGCGAGCAAAGATGCCTTAGAGCCGATGCATTTTTGATCGCGCTTGGCAGAGTGGCAAATGTGGATGATTTAAATTTAAAAGCTGCTGGAGTTGAGCTAAATGAAAAAGGCTTTATAAAGACAAATGAAAACCTTCAAACAAATGTACCAAACATCTATGCGGTAGGCGACGTGCGCGGCGGAGAGCTTTTTACTTATACGAGCTTGGATGATTTTAGGATAGTTTATTCACAAATTTTTGGTGATAAAAAGAGAAATACTAAAAATAGAAGCATTCATGCAAATGTGCTATTTACCGATACTCCGCTAGCAAGAGTTGGAATGAGCGCCAAAGAAGCTAGCAAGATTGGGCTAAATTTCAAAGAGCTAAAGCTTAGCATGGCAACAGTACCAGGTGCAAAAGTACTAAATCACGATGTAGGCATGCTAAAAGCTATCGTTGACGCGCAAAGTGGAGAAATTTTAGGAGCTAGCTTTCACTGCATCTATGCAAATGAGCTGATAAATGAAATTGCAATTGCAATGAATTTAAAAGCAAATGCAAATTTCTTTAAAAATCAAATTTTCACTCATCCAAGCATCAGTGAAGCACTAAATGACTTATTTGGACAATTTTAA
- a CDS encoding tetratricopeptide repeat protein gives MKKFIIFVFSVLLFWGCSLDQISQNFGLSEPSLNPEVEQIADAIYLYNEGNYPKACKRFYDYAKDGNVLAMQQTGICFRDGKGFSKDILRALFWFETAGRYGNIDGLRSAGYIYEYGLGVNKNLEKAIYFYEKAVSLGSSEASYDLGLIYLGKNDYKKARIYLDEACFKGKEEACTKLKEMKF, from the coding sequence ATGAAAAAATTTATCATTTTTGTGTTTAGTGTTTTGCTATTTTGGGGATGTTCATTAGATCAAATTTCACAAAATTTTGGCCTTAGCGAGCCATCACTTAATCCTGAAGTCGAACAGATCGCAGACGCCATCTATCTATACAATGAAGGCAACTATCCAAAAGCTTGTAAGAGATTTTACGACTACGCAAAAGATGGAAATGTGCTTGCCATGCAACAAACTGGCATTTGTTTTCGTGACGGCAAAGGCTTTAGCAAAGATATCTTAAGAGCACTTTTTTGGTTTGAGACAGCTGGCAGATATGGCAATATAGACGGACTAAGAAGCGCTGGATATATCTACGAATACGGCCTTGGGGTCAATAAAAATTTAGAAAAAGCGATATATTTTTATGAAAAAGCTGTAAGTCTTGGCTCAAGCGAGGCCAGCTACGATCTAGGGCTTATCTATCTAGGCAAAAATGACTATAAGAAAGCTAGAATTTATCTTGATGAGGCTTGCTTTAAAGGCAAAGAAGAAGCTTGCACAAAGCTAAAAGAGATGAAATTTTAG
- the prfB gene encoding peptide chain release factor 2, with protein MDSYEYNELLKKLQTKVENIGSIVKPEEIKARLKEIEATEQDPDFWQDIAKAGALNKEKTKISNMLAKFNDANQAVSDAKELFELANSENDEETINSLFDDAKNLDEKIVNLEISMLLSGEDDGKNAIVSIHPGAGGTESNDWASMLYRMYLRFCEREGFKVETLDFQEGDEAGLKDVSFIVKGENAYGYFKAENGIHRLVRTSPFDSAGRRHTSFSSVMVSPEIDDDIEIEIEEKDLKIDTYRASGAGGQHVNKTESAIRITHIPTGIVVQCQNDRSQHKNRATAMKMLKSRLYELELMKQQEASNSVEKSEIGWGHQIRSYVLFPYQQVKDNRSGEAFSQTDAILDGDIKKMIEGVLIAQKAEG; from the coding sequence TTGGATAGTTACGAATACAACGAGCTTTTAAAGAAGCTACAAACAAAAGTTGAAAACATAGGCTCTATCGTAAAGCCTGAAGAGATCAAGGCTAGACTAAAAGAGATCGAGGCCACCGAACAAGATCCTGATTTTTGGCAAGATATCGCTAAAGCAGGGGCGCTAAATAAAGAAAAAACTAAAATTTCAAATATGCTTGCAAAATTTAACGACGCTAATCAGGCAGTAAGCGATGCAAAGGAGCTTTTTGAGCTAGCAAATTCTGAAAATGACGAAGAGACTATAAATTCTCTCTTTGATGACGCTAAAAATTTAGATGAAAAGATAGTAAATCTTGAAATTTCTATGCTTTTAAGTGGCGAAGATGATGGTAAAAATGCGATCGTATCGATCCATCCTGGAGCTGGTGGCACTGAGAGTAACGACTGGGCGAGCATGCTTTATAGGATGTATCTTAGATTTTGTGAGCGTGAGGGCTTTAAGGTCGAGACCCTTGACTTTCAAGAAGGCGATGAGGCTGGACTAAAGGACGTGAGCTTTATCGTAAAAGGTGAAAATGCTTATGGCTACTTCAAGGCAGAAAATGGCATCCACAGGCTCGTTCGCACAAGTCCATTTGATAGTGCAGGGCGCCGTCATACGAGCTTTTCTAGCGTCATGGTAAGCCCTGAGATAGATGATGATATAGAGATCGAGATCGAAGAGAAAGATCTAAAGATAGATACTTATAGAGCAAGCGGTGCAGGCGGTCAGCACGTAAATAAAACTGAATCAGCCATTCGTATCACGCATATACCAACTGGCATCGTCGTGCAGTGCCAAAACGACCGCAGCCAGCACAAAAATAGAGCTACAGCGATGAAAATGTTAAAGTCGCGCCTTTACGAGCTTGAGCTGATGAAGCAGCAAGAGGCGAGCAATAGCGTCGAAAAGAGTGAGATCGGCTGGGGACATCAGATAAGATCATACGTGCTTTTTCCGTATCAGCAAGTAAAAGATAACCGCAGTGGCGAGGCATTTTCGCAAACTGACGCGATACTTGATGGGGATATCAAAAAGATGATAGAGGGCGTCTTGATCGCTCAAAAGGCTGAGGGGTAG
- the panC gene encoding pantoate--beta-alanine ligase, with protein MQIIRTIKELENFVQNASGKIGFVPTMGALHDGHVSLIKKCVSENEISIVSTFVNPTQFLPGEDLDKYPRNEQNDIKICEQNGVSAIFIPDANELYFEDEPLIVAPKKFSAILEGKTRPGHFDGVLRVLNKLFRLTRANSVYMGKKDTQQLIIVQNMIKTFFLNTSLVACDIVREPDGLALSSRNVYICDEDKCNALRLSRSLNKAQNLIQNGEEDASEIKTKMLEVLEPLKVDYVAITDRNLNEISKIEKNNTIILVAAYVGKTRLIDNIWI; from the coding sequence ATGCAGATCATAAGAACTATAAAAGAGCTTGAAAATTTTGTCCAAAACGCAAGCGGCAAGATCGGTTTTGTCCCGACAATGGGCGCACTTCATGACGGACACGTTAGCCTTATTAAAAAATGCGTGAGCGAAAACGAGATAAGCATCGTCTCAACGTTTGTTAATCCAACTCAGTTTTTACCAGGTGAAGATCTAGACAAATACCCAAGAAACGAACAAAACGACATTAAAATTTGTGAGCAAAATGGCGTTAGTGCTATTTTTATTCCGGATGCTAATGAACTTTACTTTGAAGATGAGCCTCTAATCGTCGCTCCAAAGAAATTTTCGGCCATCTTAGAGGGCAAAACTAGACCTGGTCACTTTGACGGCGTCTTAAGGGTGCTAAACAAGCTATTTCGCCTAACTCGTGCAAATAGCGTTTACATGGGCAAAAAAGATACGCAACAACTAATCATCGTGCAAAACATGATAAAGACATTTTTTCTTAATACCAGCCTAGTGGCTTGCGATATCGTTAGAGAGCCAGACGGCTTAGCGCTTTCAAGCAGAAACGTCTATATCTGTGACGAAGATAAATGTAATGCTCTAAGGCTTTCAAGATCGCTAAATAAAGCACAAAATTTGATCCAAAACGGCGAAGAGGACGCAAGCGAGATCAAAACAAAGATGCTTGAAGTGCTAGAGCCGTTAAAGGTTGATTATGTCGCTATTACGGATAGAAATTTAAATGAAATTTCCAAAATAGAAAAAAATAACACCATCATTTTAGTAGCAGCTTACGTTGGTAAAACTAGGCTAATAGACAACATCTGGATCTAA
- the rimO gene encoding 30S ribosomal protein S12 methylthiotransferase RimO encodes MPKLHLISLGCNKNLVDSEIMLGRLQNYDITDDISDTDVIIVNTCGFIKSAKEESIQTILEMHEARKNGSLLVVTGCLMQRYKDELMKELPEVDLFTGVADYDKIDEIILKKQNLFSPQTYLQANEERVITGSNYHAYIKISEGCNQKCSFCAIPTFKGKLKSRSLENIVNEVKNLVKKGYYDFSFLSQDSSSYMRDQGVNDGLINLIDEIEKIKGVRSARILYLYPSTTSKELISRIIASPIFHNYFDMPIQHISENMLKIMKRGSGAKKIKELLNLMRNAKNSFLRTGVIVGHPGESEEDFEELCEFLEEFKFDRISAFAYSKEEDTASFEMEQIPAKIISKRLNKIEKITKKSINESLQKEIGKQIYASLEGESSEGEMFYAAKKDIWDKDIDGEILINESDIKELEIGSLYLCEVTDVVDQKLVATIIKKAK; translated from the coding sequence ATGCCAAAACTTCACTTAATTTCACTTGGCTGTAACAAAAATTTAGTTGATTCAGAGATCATGCTAGGACGCTTGCAAAACTACGATATCACGGATGATATCAGTGACACAGACGTCATCATCGTAAATACCTGCGGCTTTATCAAATCCGCCAAAGAAGAGAGCATCCAAACCATACTTGAGATGCACGAAGCTCGTAAAAATGGCTCTTTGCTGGTAGTGACTGGCTGTCTTATGCAGCGCTACAAAGACGAGCTTATGAAAGAGCTGCCTGAGGTCGATCTCTTTACCGGTGTGGCTGACTATGACAAGATCGATGAGATAATCTTGAAAAAGCAAAATTTATTTAGCCCGCAAACTTATCTGCAAGCAAATGAAGAGCGTGTGATAACTGGCTCAAACTACCATGCATACATCAAAATTTCAGAGGGCTGTAACCAAAAATGCAGCTTTTGTGCCATTCCAACTTTTAAAGGCAAGCTAAAATCGCGCTCGCTTGAAAACATCGTAAATGAGGTTAAAAATCTGGTCAAAAAAGGCTACTACGACTTTAGCTTTTTATCTCAGGACTCAAGCTCATATATGCGCGATCAAGGCGTTAACGACGGGCTTATAAATTTAATAGACGAGATAGAAAAGATAAAGGGCGTAAGGAGTGCCAGGATACTTTACCTCTACCCAAGCACGACCAGCAAGGAGCTCATTTCGCGTATCATCGCTTCGCCCATCTTTCACAACTACTTTGACATGCCTATCCAACACATCAGCGAAAATATGCTAAAGATAATGAAGCGTGGAAGTGGTGCTAAAAAGATAAAAGAGCTTTTAAATTTAATGAGAAATGCTAAGAATTCATTCTTACGAACCGGTGTCATCGTGGGTCATCCAGGAGAGAGCGAGGAGGATTTTGAGGAGCTTTGCGAATTTTTAGAAGAGTTTAAATTTGATAGAATTTCAGCCTTTGCCTACTCGAAAGAAGAAGACACAGCATCTTTTGAAATGGAGCAAATCCCGGCCAAAATCATTTCAAAAAGACTAAACAAGATAGAAAAGATCACTAAAAAATCGATAAATGAGAGCTTGCAAAAAGAGATTGGCAAGCAAATTTATGCTTCTCTTGAGGGCGAAAGTAGCGAGGGGGAGATGTTTTACGCAGCCAAAAAAGATATCTGGGACAAAGATATAGACGGCGAAATTTTAATAAACGAAAGCGATATCAAAGAGCTTGAGATCGGCTCACTCTACCTTTGCGAGGTCACTGACGTGGTTGATCAAAAACTAGTCGCTACAATCATCAAAAAAGCAAAATGA
- the tilS gene encoding tRNA lysidine(34) synthetase TilS — protein sequence MISQNVREKLNSGANLLAFSHGIDSTALFYILEEAGIKFDLAMVDYNVREQSKNEIKSAKELADKFGKKIYTKSVFLDMSNFEKNAREARYEFFDEICQKFGYENLILAHQFDDKFEWFLMQLSKGAGLKELFGMSELEKRKYFWLVRPLLNLRKKELQNYLDERGLRYFIDETNLKGELKRSFIRLNFSEPFLDRYFSGVQKSFEFLEADRQILMPNITKISDEIFIIKNDSNAIRGVDMAAKELNVLLSKAQKDELNANLAKQTSVVLSGKIAVGYADTCLLVTPFCKAIMPKIFKEKARILKIPAINRGYLFAINFDLSKLDSNKY from the coding sequence ATGATAAGCCAAAATGTGCGAGAAAAGCTAAACTCAGGTGCAAACCTGCTAGCCTTCTCGCACGGTATAGATAGTACCGCACTTTTTTACATTTTAGAAGAGGCTGGGATCAAATTTGATTTAGCGATGGTTGATTACAATGTTCGAGAACAAAGCAAAAACGAGATAAAAAGCGCAAAAGAGCTCGCAGATAAATTTGGTAAAAAAATTTATACCAAAAGCGTTTTTTTAGATATGTCAAATTTTGAAAAAAACGCGCGCGAGGCGAGATATGAGTTTTTTGATGAAATTTGCCAAAAATTTGGCTATGAAAATTTGATCCTAGCGCATCAGTTTGACGATAAATTTGAGTGGTTTTTAATGCAGCTTAGTAAGGGTGCTGGACTAAAAGAGCTCTTTGGCATGAGCGAGCTTGAAAAGAGAAAGTACTTTTGGTTAGTTAGGCCGCTTTTAAATTTACGCAAAAAAGAGCTTCAAAACTATCTTGATGAGCGAGGTTTGCGCTATTTTATCGATGAGACAAATTTAAAAGGCGAGTTAAAAAGAAGCTTTATTCGGCTAAATTTTAGTGAGCCATTTTTGGATAGATATTTTAGTGGCGTACAAAAGAGCTTTGAGTTTTTAGAAGCCGATAGACAAATTTTAATGCCAAATATCACAAAAATAAGTGACGAAATTTTTATCATAAAAAATGATAGTAATGCGATACGAGGCGTTGATATGGCGGCAAAAGAGCTAAACGTACTTCTAAGTAAAGCTCAAAAAGATGAGCTAAATGCAAATTTAGCAAAGCAAACAAGCGTGGTGCTAAGCGGCAAGATCGCTGTCGGATACGCAGACACTTGCCTTTTAGTAACTCCATTTTGCAAAGCCATAATGCCAAAAATTTTTAAAGAGAAGGCTAGAATTTTAAAAATTCCAGCTATAAATAGAGGCTATCTTTTTGCTATAAATTTTGATTTATCAAAATTAGATTCTAATAAATATTGA
- a CDS encoding ribose-phosphate pyrophosphokinase produces the protein MRGYKIFSGTANIELSKKISQYLSLPLSEASIKRFSDGEISVQIGESVRGKDVFVIQPTCAPTNTNLMELLILTDALRRSSASSITAIVPYFGYARQDRKAAPRVPITAKLVANMMQTAGIDRVVTMDLHAGQIQGFFDIPVDNLYGSIIFNDYVRAKNLPNPIVASPDVGGVARARALAKNLNLDMVIVDKRREKANESEVMNIIGDVNGKDVILVDDMIDTAGTIVKAAEIFKERGATSVMAFCTHPVLSGPAYDRLKLGFLDELVVTDTIPLAEELPCIKVLSAASLFGEVIRRVYHNESVNSLF, from the coding sequence ATGAGAGGCTATAAAATTTTCTCAGGAACGGCTAATATTGAGCTTTCAAAGAAAATTTCGCAATATCTTTCACTTCCTCTTAGCGAGGCAAGTATAAAAAGATTTAGCGATGGAGAGATCAGCGTGCAAATCGGCGAAAGCGTGCGCGGAAAAGATGTTTTTGTCATTCAGCCAACATGTGCACCGACAAATACAAATTTAATGGAGCTACTTATTTTAACTGACGCTTTAAGACGTAGTAGTGCAAGCTCAATAACAGCGATTGTGCCTTATTTTGGCTACGCCAGACAAGATAGAAAAGCAGCTCCTAGAGTACCGATCACTGCAAAACTAGTGGCAAACATGATGCAAACAGCGGGTATCGATAGAGTCGTCACCATGGATCTTCACGCAGGGCAAATTCAAGGATTTTTTGATATTCCGGTTGATAACCTTTATGGAAGTATTATTTTTAATGACTACGTAAGAGCTAAAAATTTACCAAATCCAATCGTTGCAAGCCCTGATGTAGGCGGTGTGGCTCGTGCTAGAGCCTTGGCTAAAAATCTAAATCTTGACATGGTTATCGTAGATAAGCGCCGCGAAAAAGCAAATGAAAGCGAAGTGATGAATATAATCGGTGACGTAAATGGCAAAGATGTGATTTTAGTTGATGATATGATAGATACAGCTGGCACGATCGTAAAAGCAGCTGAAATTTTTAAAGAGCGTGGCGCAACTAGTGTTATGGCATTTTGTACGCATCCAGTCCTTAGTGGGCCAGCTTACGATAGGCTAAAACTAGGCTTTTTGGATGAGCTAGTTGTTACTGATACGATACCTTTAGCAGAGGAGCTTCCTTGTATAAAAGTGCTAAGTGCTGCTTCATTGTTTGGCGAAGTGATACGCCGTGTATATCACAATGAAAGCGTAAATAGCTTATTTTAA
- a CDS encoding DUF488 domain-containing protein has product MFKTYRIYDFIKDDSLDMKAAFVDRLYPRGIRKEIFSNFLWLKDITPSTTLREWFHEDREARFDEFCEKFELELDNEKAQSCFKMLKKLEKEHGDIALLTASKDINLCHIVVLLKILNK; this is encoded by the coding sequence ATGTTTAAAACTTATAGAATTTATGATTTTATCAAAGATGATAGTTTGGATATGAAGGCGGCTTTTGTTGATAGACTCTATCCAAGAGGTATAAGAAAAGAGATATTTTCAAATTTCCTTTGGTTAAAAGATATTACACCAAGCACTACTTTAAGAGAGTGGTTTCATGAAGATAGAGAAGCTAGATTTGATGAGTTTTGTGAGAAATTTGAGCTCGAGCTTGATAATGAAAAAGCGCAATCTTGCTTTAAAATGCTAAAGAAACTAGAAAAAGAGCATGGCGATATAGCACTTCTAACAGCTAGCAAAGATATAAATCTTTGCCATATCGTTGTGTTATTAAAAATTTTAAATAAGTAG
- a CDS encoding pyridoxamine kinase, with amino-acid sequence MKRILTIQDISCVGKCSLTVALPIISAQGIEACILPTALLSTHTGFKNFTFRDLTDEFDEITQVWHKENITFDGIYTGFLGSFSQLELIEKIFNEFNDSAPLILVDPCMGDNGKLYHGFDEKFVMKMRELCSKAHVITPNITEASFMCGKPFLRDEYNEDYILELLENLASFGAYKIVLKGIRYKQNECGVIAYDAKTKEKVEYFHEFLPFHTSGTGDIFASVLFGSLVNGESMQNAIKKAANFVLSSIKVTLKDKSRAWYGVQFEKMLGTLAK; translated from the coding sequence ATGAAAAGAATCCTTACAATACAAGACATCTCGTGCGTTGGCAAATGTTCCCTTACTGTCGCACTTCCCATAATCAGCGCTCAAGGCATTGAGGCGTGCATATTGCCTACTGCGCTACTTTCGACTCATACCGGCTTTAAAAATTTCACATTTCGTGATCTGACTGATGAATTTGACGAGATAACACAAGTATGGCACAAAGAAAATATCACATTTGATGGAATTTATACTGGATTTTTAGGTAGCTTTAGTCAGCTTGAGCTGATAGAGAAAATTTTTAATGAGTTTAATGACTCTGCTCCACTAATACTTGTAGATCCTTGCATGGGCGACAATGGCAAGCTCTATCACGGATTTGATGAAAAATTTGTTATGAAAATGCGCGAACTTTGCTCAAAAGCTCATGTTATTACGCCAAATATAACCGAAGCAAGCTTTATGTGCGGTAAGCCATTTTTGAGAGATGAATATAATGAAGATTATATTTTGGAATTACTAGAAAATTTAGCGAGTTTTGGTGCGTATAAGATCGTGTTAAAGGGCATTAGATACAAGCAAAATGAATGCGGCGTCATAGCTTACGACGCAAAGACAAAAGAGAAAGTAGAGTATTTTCATGAATTTTTGCCATTTCACACGAGTGGAACTGGAGATATTTTTGCTTCTGTGCTTTTTGGCTCACTAGTAAATGGCGAAAGCATGCAAAATGCCATCAAAAAGGCAGCAAATTTTGTGCTTAGTAGCATTAAAGTCACGCTAAAAGATAAGAGTCGTGCATGGTATGGTGTGCAGTTTGAAAAGATGCTTGGCACTCTTGCAAAATAG